ACGTTGTCTTCGATTCGGTCCAACTTGGTGTTCATTTCCTTGGCTGTTTCCTCAAGGCGAAAAAGGGATTTCTGGAGATTGGCTAAAGCAGGCACGTGACTGGCAATCAGCCCCGTGTCGGAGGTGTCTGCCGACGCTTTGGAAATGGAAATACCTGTAAAGATAACGGCCGATGCGCCACAATAGATCAGCGCTTTGGGTATTATACTGGCTTCGACCTCTTCGCTTTTGGCCCGTTGGCGGAAGCTGAGCCAGTAGATGAGGAGAGCAAAGGTCGCAGCACCTGTGATCCAGCTCAAATAGTCGGAATAGTTTCCCAATGGGCTGGCAAAATCAGCCGCGGCGCCAACCGCACTGGCCAAGGGAGTGACACGTTTAAATGCAGTTCGACCTACACCTGATAGTTCGCCCAGGTTGAGCTTGGATCTGACAAATCGCGAGGGTCGTGCAAAAAGACTCACAACCTCCTTTCGGAATTTCGGCTCCCTTAATTGAGATTCGTGCTACTCTTTGAAACATGAGTGAGCCAAAATCCTGCCCCCAGTGCTTCACCATTCTGGAGGCAGATCACAGATCAGAAACCCTAACCACAGTCTGTACCAATTGCGGAACACGCTCCGTCAGTATCGCAATTTTGCAACGACATTTTGTTGCCCCCTCATGGAGGAGGATGTTCCAGCGAGGTCGACGCTTGGGGTGGTCCAAGAAGAAGTTGTGCGACAAGAAACCCTGTCGGATGCGAGCCTTTGGTCTGGCCACCGATGAGGGGATGGTTGAAGTTGATGTTTGTCACAGTTGCGAGCAGGTATGGTTTGATCATCAGGAATTGGAAAAGGTCTCGAAGTTTTTCGATGTGCCCTTCGCCCAAAATCTGCCGGGAGATGTAGCTGAAGAGTTGTCAAAGATCAGAATGGAAGCTGGCCAGGCGGTTCCCCAACACACGGTCTTTGATTTCTCCACTTCGGACTTTGGTTTTCAGGTAGGCTTTGAGCACATGAAAAAGCTCGGCCGAAAAGCAGGTTTGGCCTTTTTGGGGTTTCCCGTTGAACATCAGAACCGAGTTCGAGGGATACCGTATATAACTATATCGGTGTTTGTTCTCATATTAGCCTTCAGTCTCTCGGTCTTTCATTGGAACCAGGAATGGTTGCCACTTTTGGGATTCATTCCGGAAGCTCCTTGGAGGTGGGGCGGAATTACAGCTCTTACATCATTTTTTGTCCATGCGGACTATGGGCATTTAATTGGTAATCTCTATATGTTTGGGGTTTTTGGCGACAATGTAGAGGACAAACTGGGTTGGAGGTTCTTGTTTCTGCTGGTGCTCGGAACTCTTCTTGGAGTGGCTTTTCACCATCTGGCAACCGAGGCACCCGACGCCGTTTTGGTGGGGGCCAGTACGGGGATTTCGGCAATCGTCACATACTATGCTCTGTCCTTTCCCCGCCAGCAATTCAGCATGGTGTTCCTATTCTTTCTGTGGGTGCGCATTCCTGTCTTCTTTTATGTTCTCGTGTGGGTAGGTTTACAGTTCATCGGGACACTTATGGCCAAAGAGCAGCTGGTGGCCACGTCCTTTGCTGGCCATATTGGGGGAGCCTTGGCCGGTTTCATTTTCTGGATCTCAGAAAAGATGAGTCGAGGTAGGGTAGCTCGCTAGATATTGAACTCTATTTTTGGTCATCATTGTCCTTTTTTATCAAAACAATTTGCAGCGGGTCATCTTTGTCCTGTTTCTGAGTTTTTTTCTTTTCAGTGGCAAAATCGACCGTAATGGAAGATGCGATGTTCCTTTGCACCTGAAGCTCGCGATCAAGGAAGCTCATCATTTCGGCATCCTCTTTTTCCATCGTCTCCTCAAGTGACTTGGGTTTTTGACGATAGCCCATTTCACCATGCTGCAGGTCCTTTTTGATTTGAGGGGATAACCAGTCCGATAGTGGTTGAAGAATGGAATTGCCAGTTCCGTTGAACATGGCATAGGCGACCGCTGCGACAGCAATGGTTGAACTTAGGACTTTTAGCCACTTATTCTTCTTCATCAAATTTCCCCCTGAACCATCTTCGGTTCATTCAGGAGCAAGGGCTAGGCCAAAAACACCGACTATAAACAGGCGCTTTTCTCATCTTAGTCCGTCAATATTGTTAAGGATTGTCAGTCAGGTGGCACCTCTGGGGATGGCTCATTCTGAGGCAGTTAACGGTGGGTCTTTCCCGATGGACGAAGCAGGACGTGGTGGCTTCCCCCTTTGGAACTGAAAAGCTCCAAATGTTGATTGTAGCCCGGTTTCGTCAGTTGCAGCCGATAGGAGCGATCAGGAGAGATAGAAATCGTCGCAGGAGTCTGA
This is a stretch of genomic DNA from Pseudobdellovibrionaceae bacterium. It encodes these proteins:
- a CDS encoding rhomboid family intramembrane serine protease gives rise to the protein MFQRGRRLGWSKKKLCDKKPCRMRAFGLATDEGMVEVDVCHSCEQVWFDHQELEKVSKFFDVPFAQNLPGDVAEELSKIRMEAGQAVPQHTVFDFSTSDFGFQVGFEHMKKLGRKAGLAFLGFPVEHQNRVRGIPYITISVFVLILAFSLSVFHWNQEWLPLLGFIPEAPWRWGGITALTSFFVHADYGHLIGNLYMFGVFGDNVEDKLGWRFLFLLVLGTLLGVAFHHLATEAPDAVLVGASTGISAIVTYYALSFPRQQFSMVFLFFLWVRIPVFFYVLVWVGLQFIGTLMAKEQLVATSFAGHIGGALAGFIFWISEKMSRGRVAR